Proteins encoded together in one Chitinophaga sp. LS1 window:
- a CDS encoding FkbM family methyltransferase, giving the protein MNPVSTIFKDLYVFVFARKALYRFNLLMYKLSMRGIGIMNHENDRVSGEEAFVKYMKKYHYFDNGAILDIGANVGHYSIMLRRQNVSLPIYAFEPHPKAFNKLQDAAATHHFIPVKRGAGDKVSQAVIYDYAGNGGSEHASMYKEVITGFRDSEAEELPIDITTIDEFVAERNISEVALLKIDTEGHELNVLRGAMHTIQGRKVKVIQIEFNEMNVISRTFFKDFIDLLPDYSFYRMLPDGLMPLGHYNVAAFEIFAFQNIVAILK; this is encoded by the coding sequence ATGAATCCTGTATCAACAATATTTAAAGATCTGTATGTTTTTGTATTTGCACGAAAAGCATTGTATCGTTTCAATTTGCTGATGTATAAGTTAAGTATGCGGGGAATTGGAATCATGAATCATGAAAATGATCGTGTAAGTGGAGAAGAGGCCTTTGTAAAATACATGAAGAAGTATCATTATTTTGATAACGGAGCTATACTCGATATAGGGGCAAATGTGGGTCACTACTCCATCATGTTGCGCAGGCAAAATGTAAGTCTGCCAATATATGCATTTGAACCACATCCAAAGGCTTTCAACAAATTGCAGGATGCAGCTGCCACGCATCATTTTATACCTGTAAAGCGTGGTGCGGGAGACAAAGTGTCACAGGCCGTCATCTACGACTATGCTGGCAATGGTGGTTCTGAACATGCCAGTATGTACAAGGAGGTGATCACTGGTTTCAGAGACAGTGAGGCAGAAGAATTACCGATTGATATTACCACCATTGATGAATTTGTCGCAGAGCGCAATATCAGCGAAGTAGCGTTGTTAAAGATAGATACAGAGGGTCATGAGCTGAATGTGCTGAGGGGTGCAATGCATACAATACAAGGAAGAAAGGTAAAAGTGATCCAGATTGAGTTCAACGAAATGAATGTAATATCCCGCACTTTCTTTAAAGACTTTATTGACCTGCTGCCTGATTATTCATTTTATCGCATGCTGCCTGATGGTTTGATGCCATTGGGACATTATAATGTAGCCGCATTTGAAATATTTGCATTTCAGAATATCGTAGCTATACTGAAGTAA
- a CDS encoding acyltransferase encodes MTSNKPSSLYFFSLDAIRGFAALIVVLCHWQFFFYKDYTVQTAPLEDFHLPLYSVFSIFYHHAFYAVDLFFLLSGFIFFWFYADKIAKGATSFNYFITYRFTRLYPVHVLTLLAIIPLQMLMVKQSGHTFIIQNNDYWHFLLNLLVIHSWGFEKTPALNGFNGPSWSVSVELLLYLVFFLIAWRKQHNRKGLLILLVVAGAIVQAIYPMIGQGIYSFFLGALVYHIYSWLCTKKYFGKLTRNIAIVAVLLWMYILAEYYFSFTHRLFFSVTHKLLPAWTDEKNEKIFYLATNTFFRTIVSPVTVLVLAMAETIKSGIRARWTQLLGNASYCLYLIHFPLMVAAAVLVNALGLPKTVFQSPLTLLLFYVVLITLSVLGHYYFELPVQQTLRQKLIKKRTSTVPAAIIPEA; translated from the coding sequence ATGACCTCGAATAAGCCCTCATCATTATACTTTTTTAGTCTGGATGCAATCAGGGGATTTGCGGCACTCATTGTCGTATTATGCCACTGGCAATTCTTCTTTTATAAGGATTATACTGTTCAGACAGCTCCCCTCGAAGATTTCCATTTACCGCTATATTCCGTATTCTCCATCTTTTATCATCATGCATTTTATGCAGTAGACCTCTTTTTCCTGCTGTCAGGTTTTATATTTTTCTGGTTCTATGCAGATAAGATCGCAAAGGGGGCAACCAGTTTTAACTATTTCATTACCTACAGGTTCACACGCCTATATCCTGTGCATGTTCTTACGCTCCTGGCCATTATACCATTGCAAATGCTGATGGTGAAACAGTCAGGACATACCTTTATTATACAAAATAATGACTACTGGCATTTTCTGCTCAACCTGCTCGTTATCCACAGCTGGGGGTTTGAGAAAACACCGGCGCTCAATGGATTTAACGGGCCATCATGGTCTGTATCCGTAGAGTTGTTGCTCTACCTGGTATTCTTCCTCATCGCATGGCGTAAACAACATAACAGAAAAGGATTATTGATCTTATTGGTCGTTGCTGGTGCTATTGTCCAGGCTATTTACCCAATGATCGGTCAGGGTATCTATTCTTTCTTTTTGGGGGCACTCGTATATCATATATACTCCTGGTTGTGCACTAAAAAATATTTCGGGAAACTGACCCGCAATATTGCCATTGTTGCTGTGTTGTTATGGATGTATATCCTTGCCGAATATTATTTTTCGTTTACTCATCGCCTGTTCTTCTCTGTTACACACAAATTACTGCCAGCCTGGACGGATGAAAAAAATGAAAAGATCTTTTACCTGGCGACTAATACATTTTTCAGAACGATTGTGTCTCCTGTTACCGTACTGGTATTAGCCATGGCAGAGACGATCAAAAGCGGCATCAGGGCCAGGTGGACACAGCTACTCGGAAATGCCAGCTATTGCCTGTACCTGATTCACTTTCCGCTCATGGTTGCTGCCGCCGTACTGGTCAATGCGCTGGGTTTACCCAAAACAGTATTCCAGTCTCCCCTCACCTTATTATTATTCTATGTAGTTCTGATCACACTAAGTGTTTTGGGCCACTACTATTTCGAGCTCCCTGTACAACAGACTTTACGACAGAAATTAATTAAAAAAAGGACGAGCACTGTGCCTGCTGCCATCATTCCGGAAGCATAA